A section of the Sporanaerobacter acetigenes DSM 13106 genome encodes:
- the secA gene encoding preprotein translocase subunit SecA, producing MKNFFEKVFGSFSEKEIKKISPLVDEIEELEEETKKLSDEALREKTAEFKDRVAKGESLDDILPEAFAVVREASSRVLGMRHFRVQLLGGIILHQGRIAEMKTGEGKTLVATLPAYLNALSGKGVHIVTVNDYLAKRDREWMGKIYEFLGLSVGCILHDMENDERKRSYNCDITYGTNNEFGFDYLRDNMVIYKEEMVQRPLNFAIIDEVDSILIDEARTPLIISGAGDKSTKLYYVADTFVKDLKGRKLDPSERTTDPFDREIKEEVVDFVVDEKARTVTLTEKGTKKAESFFGIENLADPENMEIAHHINQALKARYLMKKDIDYVAKDGEIVIVDEFTGRLMYGRRYSDGLHQAIEAKEGLEVRSESKTLATITFQNYFRMYDKLSGMTGTAKTEEDEFREIYNMDVVEIPTNKPVIREDLHDSVYKTEEAKFIAVVKEIKERHETGQPILVGTISIEKSEILSKMLKKESISHEVLNAKHHEREAEIVAQAGRINSVTIATNMAGRGTDIVLGGNPEYLAKEEMKKKKYTDHVISLVDSFYETDDKEILEARETYKKLYAKYKDETDREHEEVVKVGGLHIIGTERHESRRIDNQLRGRAGRQGDPGSTRFYISLEDDLMRLFGGDRIQGMVDSLKLPDDEPLEHKLLNKTIENAQMKVEGNNFAIRKHVLQYDDVMNKQREVIYGERKKVLEGENLREYIISMTKTIIDGAIEMYSQGSKFPEEWDLEGLENYLENIFLPKGFLTVEKVQKFSDEELKEEIYKLAEELYKKKEEGIGEERFREIERIVLLQVVDNKWMDHIDAMDQLRQGIGLRAYGQEDPVRAYQMEGFDMFEEMIKSIQEDTVRFLYHVEMPDKMERKRVAKVMGTNQEGEDVKQKPIVKGKKIGRNDPCPCGSGKKYKKCCGKDL from the coding sequence ATGAAAAATTTTTTTGAAAAAGTATTTGGTAGTTTTTCTGAAAAAGAAATAAAGAAAATAAGTCCATTGGTAGATGAAATAGAAGAATTAGAAGAAGAAACAAAGAAGCTTTCAGATGAGGCTCTTAGAGAGAAAACTGCAGAGTTTAAAGATAGGGTGGCAAAGGGTGAGAGTTTGGATGATATCCTTCCTGAAGCTTTTGCAGTAGTAAGAGAAGCTTCATCTAGAGTACTTGGAATGAGACATTTTAGAGTACAACTCTTAGGTGGTATAATACTTCATCAGGGAAGAATTGCAGAAATGAAAACTGGTGAAGGGAAAACTCTTGTTGCAACTCTTCCTGCCTATTTAAATGCTTTATCAGGCAAAGGAGTTCATATAGTTACAGTCAACGACTATTTGGCAAAAAGAGATAGAGAGTGGATGGGTAAAATATATGAATTCTTGGGACTAAGTGTAGGATGTATACTTCATGATATGGAAAATGATGAGAGAAAAAGATCCTACAATTGTGATATAACTTATGGTACGAACAATGAGTTTGGATTTGACTATTTAAGAGACAATATGGTTATATATAAAGAAGAGATGGTTCAAAGACCATTGAACTTTGCCATTATTGATGAGGTTGACAGTATTTTAATAGACGAAGCTAGAACTCCACTTATCATATCTGGTGCAGGAGATAAATCTACAAAGCTCTATTATGTAGCTGATACTTTTGTGAAGGATTTGAAAGGAAGAAAGCTAGATCCAAGTGAAAGAACTACAGATCCTTTTGATAGAGAAATAAAAGAAGAAGTAGTGGATTTTGTTGTGGATGAAAAGGCAAGAACTGTTACATTAACTGAAAAGGGGACTAAAAAGGCGGAAAGCTTCTTTGGTATTGAAAATTTGGCAGATCCAGAAAATATGGAAATAGCTCATCATATAAATCAAGCACTGAAGGCCAGATATCTCATGAAAAAGGATATAGATTATGTGGCAAAGGATGGAGAAATCGTCATAGTAGATGAATTTACAGGAAGGCTTATGTATGGTAGACGATATAGCGATGGACTTCATCAGGCAATTGAAGCCAAGGAAGGCTTAGAGGTAAGAAGCGAATCTAAGACATTAGCTACTATTACATTCCAAAATTATTTTAGAATGTATGATAAACTTTCTGGTATGACAGGTACAGCTAAAACTGAAGAAGATGAATTTAGGGAAATATATAATATGGATGTAGTGGAAATTCCAACAAATAAGCCTGTTATAAGAGAAGATTTACATGATAGCGTATATAAGACAGAAGAAGCTAAATTTATTGCAGTAGTAAAGGAAATAAAGGAAAGACACGAAACAGGTCAACCTATACTTGTAGGTACAATTTCTATTGAGAAATCTGAAATTTTAAGCAAAATGCTCAAGAAAGAAAGTATATCTCATGAAGTTTTAAATGCCAAACATCATGAAAGAGAAGCAGAAATTGTTGCTCAAGCAGGTAGAATAAATTCTGTGACTATTGCAACCAATATGGCTGGACGTGGTACGGACATAGTTCTTGGAGGAAATCCAGAATATCTTGCAAAGGAAGAAATGAAAAAGAAAAAGTATACAGATCATGTTATTTCTCTTGTAGATAGCTTTTATGAAACAGATGATAAAGAAATATTGGAAGCAAGAGAGACCTATAAGAAACTTTATGCTAAATACAAAGATGAGACTGATAGAGAGCATGAAGAAGTAGTGAAAGTTGGAGGACTTCATATTATAGGTACAGAAAGACATGAATCAAGACGAATAGATAATCAGTTAAGAGGTAGAGCAGGTCGTCAAGGAGACCCAGGAAGTACCAGATTTTATATTTCTCTTGAAGATGATTTGATGCGTTTATTTGGTGGAGATAGAATTCAAGGAATGGTAGATAGTTTGAAACTACCAGATGATGAACCATTGGAACATAAACTTCTTAATAAAACTATTGAGAATGCACAAATGAAAGTTGAAGGAAATAATTTTGCCATAAGAAAGCATGTTCTTCAATATGATGATGTCATGAACAAGCAAAGAGAAGTAATATATGGAGAGAGAAAAAAGGTATTGGAAGGGGAAAATTTAAGAGAGTATATCATATCTATGACTAAAACTATAATAGATGGTGCAATAGAGATGTATTCTCAAGGCAGCAAATTCCCAGAAGAATGGGATTTGGAAGGACTTGAAAATTATTTAGAAAATATATTTTTGCCTAAAGGATTTTTGACTGTTGAAAAAGTTCAAAAATTTAGTGATGAGGAGCTTAAAGAAGAAATATATAAATTAGCAGAGGAATTGTACAAGAAGAAAGAAGAAGGCATAGGAGAAGAAAGATTTAGAGAAATTGAAAGAATTGTACTTCTTCAAGTTGTAGATAATAAATGGATGGATCATATAGATGCTATGGATCAGTTAAGACAAGGTATAGGACTTAGGGCTTACGGGCAGGAAGATCCAGTGAGGGCATATCAAATGGAAGGATTTGATATGTTTGAGGAAATGATAAAGAGTATTCAAGAAGATACAGTTCGTTTCTTGTATCATGTGGAAATGCCTGACAAGATGGAAAGAAAAAGGGTTGCAAAGGTGATGGGAACCAATCAGGAAGGTGAAGATGTTAAACAAAAGCCAATAGTTAAAGGTAAAAAAATTGGTAGAAATGATCCATGTCCTTGTGGAAGTGGAAAGAAATATAAGAAATGTTGTGGAAAAGATTTATAA
- a CDS encoding DUF5317 domain-containing protein, which translates to MFIEFIILSIVIGLIRGGKFSNLFKVNFKKMWLLIAALIIQYLLIVINFMDEVNYIDKLFRYMNKLAIISYVLLLIGIIMNLRYKSLWVVLGGAILNFTVMAANNWKRPILLEGIGLEGFERFHRLLEQGNLPLYTTITQGTKLSVLGDIIIVPKPYPYPHIFSIGDLIISLGLFTLIQEIMFFGNKYSGSRYNYIGRI; encoded by the coding sequence TTGTTTATTGAATTTATTATTTTATCTATTGTCATAGGTCTTATAAGGGGAGGTAAATTTTCCAATCTATTTAAAGTCAATTTTAAAAAGATGTGGCTTTTGATTGCAGCACTAATTATACAATATTTGTTGATAGTTATAAATTTCATGGATGAAGTCAATTATATTGATAAGCTATTTAGGTATATGAACAAATTGGCTATTATATCCTATGTACTGTTGCTTATCGGTATAATAATGAATTTAAGATATAAATCCCTATGGGTAGTACTTGGAGGGGCAATTTTAAATTTTACAGTTATGGCAGCAAATAACTGGAAAAGACCAATCCTTTTGGAAGGAATAGGATTAGAAGGGTTTGAAAGATTTCACAGATTGTTAGAACAAGGAAATCTTCCACTATATACGACTATAACTCAGGGTACAAAGCTTTCAGTACTGGGAGATATAATTATAGTTCCTAAGCCTTATCCTTATCCACATATATTCAGTATAGGAGATTTGATAATTTCTTTGGGCCTTTTCACATTGATACAGGAGATAATGTTTTTTGGTAACAAGTACAGTGGTTCAAGATATAATTATATAGGGAGAATTTGA
- the hpf gene encoding ribosome hibernation-promoting factor, HPF/YfiA family, producing the protein MKINSTGKNMEITDALRDVTYKKLGKLDKYFQSDVEANVTYSVERNRKIIEVTINLPGTILRAEESSDDMYTSIDKAVDILERQIRKYKTKLQKRYQNGETIRFENIQPLPQENQEVNKPKIVKTKRFAMKPMNTEEAILQMELLRHNFFMFMNAETDEVNVIYKRKDGNYGLIEPEF; encoded by the coding sequence ATGAAGATAAATAGTACAGGTAAAAACATGGAGATAACAGATGCCCTTAGAGATGTTACTTACAAGAAATTGGGGAAACTTGACAAGTATTTTCAAAGTGATGTAGAGGCAAATGTTACTTATAGTGTGGAAAGAAATAGAAAAATCATTGAAGTAACCATAAACCTTCCTGGAACCATTCTTCGAGCTGAAGAGTCAAGTGATGATATGTATACTTCTATAGACAAGGCAGTAGATATACTAGAAAGACAAATCAGGAAATATAAGACTAAACTTCAGAAGAGATATCAAAATGGAGAAACTATAAGATTTGAAAATATTCAACCATTGCCACAAGAAAATCAAGAAGTAAATAAACCTAAGATAGTGAAGACTAAAAGATTTGCTATGAAACCAATGAATACAGAGGAAGCAATACTTCAAATGGAATTGTTAAGACACAATTTTTTCATGTTCATGAATGCAGAAACTGATGAAGTAAATGTTATTTATAAAAGAAAAGATGGGAATTATGGCTTGATTGAACCAGAGTTTTAA
- a CDS encoding flagellar protein FlgN yields MEKNLVDEMIRISNEKLKLLNVILDLTKLEREYIDKEDMDKINGILDEKDNVINRIDKLNIQFLTCFSQLKKENNVNELDELEIEDYPNLKELKEVVIEIKSTFMAISLIDDENNKEMAKGLEKIKANLKSIKKGQKAYKGYNKTLNESILIDEKK; encoded by the coding sequence ATGGAAAAAAATTTAGTTGATGAAATGATAAGGATATCTAATGAAAAGCTTAAATTGTTGAATGTCATATTGGATTTGACCAAATTGGAAAGAGAATATATTGATAAAGAAGATATGGACAAGATAAATGGAATATTAGATGAAAAAGACAATGTTATCAATAGAATAGACAAATTAAATATACAATTTTTGACTTGTTTTTCTCAACTTAAAAAAGAAAACAATGTAAATGAATTAGACGAGCTGGAGATAGAAGATTATCCAAATTTAAAGGAACTGAAAGAAGTAGTAATTGAAATAAAATCGACATTTATGGCTATTTCTCTTATAGATGATGAAAACAACAAGGAAATGGCCAAAGGACTTGAAAAGATAAAAGCAAACTTAAAAAGCATAAAAAAAGGCCAAAAAGCATATAAAGGATATAACAAGACTTTAAATGAAAGTATACTTATTGATGAAAAAAAATAG
- the fliS gene encoding flagellar export chaperone FliS: MAYDALNQYKQNTVFTATPEELTLMLYDGAIKFINIAKLNIEKGDVVKAHEAIIRAEDIVIELNASLNMDYEVSKNLRSIYDFVMEKLVDGNIKKDVKPLDEALELLTDLRDTWKEAIKEVKKTRYSAK, from the coding sequence ATGGCATACGATGCTCTCAATCAATACAAACAAAACACAGTTTTTACCGCAACACCTGAAGAATTGACCCTTATGTTGTATGATGGTGCAATAAAATTTATAAATATTGCAAAGTTAAATATAGAAAAAGGTGATGTAGTTAAAGCTCATGAGGCCATTATTAGAGCAGAGGATATAGTAATTGAGTTAAATGCTTCACTTAATATGGACTATGAAGTATCTAAAAATTTGAGAAGTATATATGATTTTGTGATGGAAAAATTGGTAGATGGAAATATTAAAAAAGATGTGAAACCACTAGATGAAGCATTAGAACTCTTAACGGACTTAAGAGACACTTGGAAGGAAGCAATTAAAGAAGTTAAAAAAACTAGATATAGTGCTAAGTAG
- the fliD gene encoding flagellar filament capping protein FliD — MYNNLRITGLASGMDTEEMIKGLMEAEKVRLNRVEQDKQLLVWKREIYNDLNKDYANFILKSRKNFGLTTTTSTGAFVSRSYENLTWVKKATSSDETIATVSSTSKAMNGNYEMEVKQLAEGVKAVSGEKVTVENGNNENLASQFELGNDAIIKFTIETKNGIKTFKFGNVEDADIKKSLNEISLNDVVKTINSAKVKDGEKEVSLGLKANYDANIDRFFLQTEDTGVGSKLKISADVDSYGKAFIDALNLNVNGAKYNIGDEKTGKSAVVNFDGAENIIMDSNQFTINGIDFNLKSIGAFTTTIGTDIDAFYDKIKQFVDDYNELVEKTSKLLTDKRYGDYKPLTADQKKAMEKEDIELWEEKAKSGLLRSDDLLSRTMQNSRTWMYNEVKDVEGSFNRLFQIGIDTEKYSRGVIGGKLVIDEVKLKDAIRKDPNGVLELFFKEPEYGKDKLKGVTSYMSEKDLSGEQIRAKRQQSGVVTRLYDNLISGMQDIIEKSGTGEDSNIYRNVKSNMLIEFVTKHGSISTIDKDVLQLEKRIDDLNDYLIRKENSYYSQFAAMEKAISRMNQQSMWLMQQFSSK; from the coding sequence ATGTACAACAATTTGAGAATTACAGGTCTTGCATCAGGCATGGACACAGAAGAAATGATAAAAGGTCTCATGGAAGCGGAAAAAGTGAGACTTAATAGGGTAGAACAGGACAAGCAGCTTTTGGTATGGAAAAGAGAGATATACAATGATCTAAATAAAGACTATGCCAATTTTATATTGAAAAGTAGAAAAAATTTTGGTCTAACTACTACTACATCTACAGGAGCCTTTGTATCCAGATCCTATGAAAATTTAACTTGGGTGAAGAAAGCCACTTCATCAGATGAAACCATTGCAACAGTTAGCAGTACATCCAAAGCTATGAACGGGAACTATGAGATGGAAGTTAAGCAATTGGCTGAAGGAGTTAAGGCTGTTAGTGGAGAAAAGGTAACTGTTGAAAATGGAAACAATGAAAATCTGGCAAGTCAATTTGAACTAGGAAATGATGCTATAATAAAATTTACTATTGAAACTAAAAATGGCATCAAAACATTTAAATTTGGGAATGTAGAAGATGCTGATATTAAAAAGTCCTTAAATGAAATTTCCTTAAATGATGTGGTTAAAACTATAAATAGTGCAAAGGTTAAAGATGGAGAAAAAGAAGTATCCTTGGGGCTAAAAGCCAACTATGATGCAAATATAGATAGATTTTTCTTGCAGACAGAAGATACAGGAGTAGGGTCAAAGTTGAAGATTTCGGCGGATGTTGATAGTTATGGAAAAGCTTTTATTGATGCACTTAATCTAAATGTAAATGGTGCAAAGTACAACATTGGTGACGAAAAAACTGGCAAATCTGCTGTTGTAAATTTTGATGGGGCAGAAAATATTATTATGGATTCCAATCAATTCACTATAAATGGCATAGACTTTAATTTAAAATCTATAGGAGCATTTACTACTACTATAGGGACAGATATAGATGCTTTTTATGACAAGATAAAGCAATTTGTAGATGACTATAATGAATTGGTGGAAAAGACAAGTAAACTTCTTACAGATAAAAGATATGGAGATTATAAACCTCTTACAGCAGATCAGAAAAAAGCAATGGAAAAGGAAGATATAGAGCTTTGGGAAGAAAAGGCTAAAAGTGGACTATTAAGAAGCGATGATTTATTGTCTAGAACCATGCAAAATTCAAGAACTTGGATGTATAATGAAGTAAAAGATGTAGAGGGAAGTTTCAATCGCCTATTTCAAATAGGAATAGATACAGAAAAGTATTCAAGAGGAGTTATTGGTGGCAAACTCGTTATTGATGAAGTTAAGCTAAAAGATGCTATAAGAAAAGATCCAAATGGAGTATTGGAGTTGTTCTTTAAAGAACCTGAATATGGAAAAGATAAACTTAAAGGTGTTACTTCTTATATGTCAGAAAAGGATTTGAGTGGTGAACAAATTAGAGCTAAAAGACAACAAAGTGGTGTTGTTACAAGACTTTATGACAATCTTATTTCTGGTATGCAGGATATAATAGAAAAGTCTGGTACAGGAGAAGATTCAAATATATATAGAAATGTAAAATCTAATATGCTCATAGAATTTGTTACAAAGCATGGTAGCATTAGTACTATTGATAAAGATGTGCTACAATTGGAAAAGAGGATAGATGATTTAAATGATTATTTAATAAGAAAGGAGAATAGTTATTATTCACAATTTGCTGCTATGGAAAAGGCTATTTCTCGTATGAACCAGCAAAGTATGTGGCTTATGCAACAGTTTTCTAGTAAATAG
- a CDS encoding flagellar protein FlaG has product MHINGVSNTISNQQYDPSIVQRNIRDGEKAISSDVGNRQLRGHEERKYSEEEIIGAIESANEKFVAYDRRFEFSIHEKTKQIMVKVIDVTTDEVIREIPPEKILDMVAYIWESVGLIVDKKI; this is encoded by the coding sequence ACTATTTCAAATCAACAATATGATCCATCAATAGTTCAAAGGAATATTCGTGATGGAGAAAAAGCTATAAGTTCAGATGTAGGAAATAGACAATTAAGGGGTCATGAAGAAAGAAAATATAGCGAAGAAGAAATTATTGGGGCAATAGAATCAGCAAATGAGAAATTTGTTGCATATGACAGAAGATTTGAATTTTCTATTCATGAAAAGACAAAACAAATAATGGTTAAAGTTATAGACGTAACTACAGATGAGGTTATAAGGGAAATACCTCCTGAAAAAATATTAGATATGGTAGCTTATATTTGGGAATCGGTAGGACTTATAGTTGATAAAAAGATATAA